The following proteins come from a genomic window of Suricata suricatta isolate VVHF042 chromosome 5, meerkat_22Aug2017_6uvM2_HiC, whole genome shotgun sequence:
- the LOC115292953 gene encoding proline-rich protein 23A-like produces MGSRPRSPSAYLAPCPGPSSGGPGPAKRRRTEEPAGPEGLEELPIAGALTSVVVLAEGCALQVPLDDVDLVLEPEPTSALEVSVGEFTLLLVPEALLRSGGQGPSPAQEPRASLDVPGHDVAVQQGFFRASVPQMAPQEEVYEEDADPEFLQPGMNPAPGPVAGFRPCAGPYLLGPVPEPCFWAPTPSPARRSSFRYFDLGVHALEPFPTSPLQPLPPSPSPGPHVRPQRPPGPSRKARRRLFQE; encoded by the coding sequence ATGGGCAGCCGGCCCCGCAGCCCCAGCGCCTACCTCGCGCCCTGCCCCGGACCGTCGTCCGGAGGACCCGGCCCTGCCAAGCGTCGCCGAACCGAGGAGCCTGCGGGCCCGGAAGGCCTGGAGGAGCTGCCAATCGCCGGCGCCCTCACCTCTGTGGTGGTTCTGGCCGAGGGCTGTGCCCTGCAAGTGCCCCTGGACGACGTCGACCTGGTGCTGGAGCCCGAGCCAACGTCGGCCCTGGAAGTGTCTGTCGGAGAGTTCACCCTCCTGCTGGTCCCCGAGGCCCTCCTGCGCTCAGGAGGGCAGGGCCCCTCGCCTGCCCAGGAACCCCGCGCTTCCCTGGACGTGCCGGGGCACGACGTCGCCGTGCAGCAAGGATTCTTCCGCGCATCGGTCCCACAGATGGCCCCGCAAGAAGAGGTCTACGAGGAAGACGCGGACCCCGAGTTCCTGCAGCCTGGTATGAACCCTGCACCCGGCCCCGTCGCCGGATTCCGTCCCTGCGCGGGCCCCTACCTGCTGGGCCCGGTACCTGAGCCCTGTTTTTGGGCTCCCACCCCTAGTCCAGCGAGACGCTCTTCTTTCCGCTATTTCGACCTGGGCGTCCACGCTCTGGAGCCCTTCCCCACCTCGCCGCTGCAACCTCTACCTCCCTCTCCGAGTCCAGGTCCCCACGTGCGCCCCCAGCGCCCTCCGGGCCCTTCTCGCAAGGCCCGGAGACGCCTGTTCCAGGAATGA